A single region of the Lycium barbarum isolate Lr01 chromosome 2, ASM1917538v2, whole genome shotgun sequence genome encodes:
- the LOC132627174 gene encoding NAD(P)H-quinone oxidoreductase subunit M, chloroplastic, whose translation MAATSTYMASTHFSMLGWTTKRNNKQFKRRNFFSVSAQEAEVEELKVEERDEEKKEDKQEEAMKKPRPVEPQINVESKNMTREYGGQWLSCATRHVRIYAAYIDPETFAFDQTQTDKLTLLLDPTDEFVWTDETCTKVYSYFQELVDHYEGAPLTEYTLRLIGSDIEHYIRKLLYTGEIQYNMNARVLNFSMGKPRVGFNYNGQMEDVNQ comes from the exons ATGGCAGCTACTTCAACATACATGGCTTCAACCCATTTCAGCATGTTAGGTTGGACCACAAAGAGAAACAATAAACAATTCAAAAGGAGAAACTTTTTCTCAGTTTCAGCACAAGAAGCAGAAGTTGAAGAGCTAAAAGTAGAAGAGAGAgatgaagaaaagaaagaagacaaaCAAGAAGAAGCAATGAAGAAGCCAAGGCCAGTAGAACCACAAATAAATGTTGAGAGCAAGAACATGACCAGAGAATATGGAGGACAATGGCTAAGTTGTGCTACTAGACATGTCAGAATATATGCAGCTTATATTGATCCTGAAACTTTTGCTTTTGACCAAACACAAACGGATAAACTCACACTTTTGCTTGACCCTACTGATGAATTTGTGTGGACTGATGAAACTTGCACCAAGGTCTATTCTTACTTCCAAGAACTTGTTGATCACTATGAG GGAGCTCCATTGACGGAGTACACGCTTCGGCTGATAGGTTCAGACATAGAGCACTACATAAGAAAGCTTCTATATACTGGAGAAATTCAATACAACATGAACGCAAGAGTTCTTAACTTCAGCATGGGGAAACCAAGAGTTGGATTCAATTACAATGGCCAAATGGAAGATGTAAACCAGTAA